The following proteins are co-located in the Clostridia bacterium genome:
- the scpB gene encoding SMC-Scp complex subunit ScpB, whose protein sequence is MDISRIEAAVEAVVFASGDPISAERICEAVGIDADTLEKCVKNISGRYADARCGIELVALDGSYQICSKGEFYEEIKTALKLRSNAVLSDVAMETLAIIAYNQPVTKSFIEDVRGVDCSYIVGSLCEKRLVEERGRLDIPGRPLLYGTTDNFLRCFNLESLADLPKLPRLEGDDPDQMTIEEYTEQVAQQEAAEHADAEAVENADNAENAD, encoded by the coding sequence ATGGATATCTCAAGAATCGAAGCGGCGGTAGAAGCCGTTGTGTTTGCGTCGGGCGACCCCATATCCGCGGAGAGAATCTGCGAAGCGGTCGGTATCGACGCGGATACGCTTGAAAAATGTGTAAAGAATATATCCGGGCGTTACGCCGACGCGCGCTGTGGTATAGAGCTCGTCGCCCTTGACGGCAGTTATCAGATCTGCTCCAAAGGCGAGTTTTACGAGGAGATTAAGACCGCGTTGAAGCTTCGCAGCAACGCCGTTCTTTCCGACGTGGCGATGGAAACGCTTGCGATAATCGCGTATAATCAGCCCGTAACGAAAAGTTTTATCGAAGACGTTCGCGGCGTAGACTGCTCCTATATAGTCGGCAGTCTTTGCGAAAAACGACTTGTTGAAGAGCGCGGCAGACTCGATATTCCGGGCCGTCCGCTGCTTTACGGGACGACTGACAACTTCCTGCGCTGCTTCAATCTCGAATCTCTTGCCGATCTGCCGAAACTGCCGCGTCTTGAAGGCGACGATCCGGATCAGATGACGATTGAGGAATACACCGAGCAGGTCGCGCAGCAGGAAGCTGCGGAACACGCCGACGCGGAAGCCGTTGAAAACGCCGATAACGCTGAAAACGCGGACTGA
- a CDS encoding DUF2953 domain-containing protein, giving the protein MWWYLLLILPALILIFLLLPVYLTVDLKNTEPEVKIKLGFIDITGAVIKEDKPEKETEKTEKKQKRARKRTLSERINEFKDKVAFTRDAFRIIAKRLTVTRFRLVCRVATGDAAQTAVLYGSACAAAAALDAFINECFKVKKQNVYIYPDFTAQKPELDAFVKIKMFVFSAVGAGISILFNAMRRGPKRARA; this is encoded by the coding sequence ATGTGGTGGTATCTGCTTTTGATCCTGCCCGCGCTTATTCTGATTTTTCTGCTGCTCCCGGTTTACCTCACGGTCGACCTTAAAAACACCGAACCGGAGGTCAAGATAAAGCTTGGCTTTATCGATATAACCGGCGCGGTGATAAAAGAGGATAAGCCGGAAAAGGAAACCGAAAAAACCGAAAAGAAGCAAAAAAGAGCAAGGAAACGCACGCTTTCAGAACGGATAAACGAGTTCAAAGACAAGGTCGCGTTTACTCGGGACGCCTTTCGTATTATCGCGAAGAGACTGACCGTGACTCGCTTTCGGCTCGTTTGCCGCGTTGCGACGGGAGACGCCGCGCAGACCGCGGTGCTTTATGGCTCCGCCTGCGCCGCCGCGGCCGCGCTTGACGCTTTTATTAACGAATGCTTCAAGGTGAAAAAACAGAACGTGTATATCTACCCTGATTTCACGGCGCAGAAACCGGAGCTGGACGCGTTCGTTAAGATAAAGATGTTCGTTTTTTCCGCTGTCGGAGCGGGTATAAGCATATTATTCAACGCAATGAGGCGCGGACCCAAACGCGCCCGCGCATAA
- the ytfJ gene encoding GerW family sporulation protein: protein MSENKINDFMSTAMSGIRDMIDVNTIVGNPVTTPDGTTIIPISKVCFGFASGGSDFGKQPEKQKFGGGSGAGVSITPVAFLSIKEGDVRVLSVDPDESGIDKAIQSVPTVIEKLSNMFKRKSKKEKAKEKVEKAVEEAMDAAKEEAE from the coding sequence ATGAGCGAAAACAAGATCAACGATTTTATGAGCACCGCAATGAGCGGGATCCGCGATATGATCGACGTCAATACGATAGTCGGCAATCCCGTCACGACTCCGGACGGCACGACTATCATACCGATCTCCAAGGTCTGCTTCGGCTTCGCTTCCGGCGGTTCCGACTTCGGCAAGCAGCCGGAGAAGCAGAAGTTCGGCGGCGGCAGCGGCGCCGGCGTTTCGATCACGCCCGTTGCGTTCCTTTCGATAAAGGAAGGCGACGTCCGCGTGCTTTCCGTCGACCCGGACGAAAGCGGCATAGATAAGGCGATCCAGTCCGTCCCGACGGTCATCGAAAAGCTTTCCAATATGTTCAAGCGTAAGAGCAAGAAAGAGAAGGCGAAGGAAAAGGTCGAAAAAGCCGTTGAAGAGGCAATGGACGCTGCGAAAGAAGAAGCGGAGTAA
- a CDS encoding rRNA pseudouridine synthase yields the protein MAKQEPIRINKFLAECGVASRRAAEELILAGKVKIDGKTAELGDKLVPGKARVEVSGKRVALKPKSHIYIMLNKPRGYVTTMSDEKGRKCVADLVKDVKGRVFPIGRLDMLSEGLLLFTDDGDFANRLTHPRFHIGKTYKVVVKGELSEDDQKAFAEGIELDGEKTAPAEITVSPPKDGRQTVHLTIFEGKNREIRRMCEVLGVEVLRLKRERIGNLSLGLLPCGKYRYLGEKDIKKIFAGE from the coding sequence ATGGCTAAACAGGAGCCGATAAGAATTAACAAGTTCCTTGCCGAATGCGGCGTTGCTTCGAGGCGCGCCGCGGAGGAGCTGATCCTCGCGGGCAAGGTGAAGATCGACGGCAAAACAGCCGAGCTCGGCGACAAGCTCGTTCCCGGAAAGGCGAGGGTAGAGGTCTCCGGCAAGCGCGTCGCGCTCAAGCCGAAGTCTCACATTTACATAATGCTCAACAAGCCGCGTGGATACGTTACCACGATGTCGGACGAGAAGGGCAGAAAATGTGTAGCCGATCTTGTAAAGGATGTAAAAGGCAGAGTTTTTCCGATAGGGCGCCTTGATATGCTTTCGGAAGGCCTGCTGCTTTTTACCGACGACGGAGATTTCGCAAACCGCCTGACGCATCCGCGCTTTCACATAGGCAAAACTTATAAAGTCGTCGTCAAGGGAGAGCTTTCCGAAGACGATCAAAAAGCGTTTGCCGAGGGCATAGAGCTCGACGGCGAAAAGACCGCGCCCGCGGAAATAACCGTTTCTCCGCCGAAGGACGGCAGGCAGACGGTGCATTTGACCATATTCGAGGGGAAAAACAGGGAGATCCGCCGTATGTGCGAAGTGCTCGGAGTGGAAGTTCTGCGTTTGAAGCGTGAACGCATCGGGAACCTTTCGCTCGGCCTGCTCCCGTGCGGCAAGTACAGATATTTGGGTGAAAAGGATATAAAAAAGATATTTGCCGGTGAATAG